One Erpetoichthys calabaricus chromosome 8, fErpCal1.3, whole genome shotgun sequence DNA segment encodes these proteins:
- the LOC114656552 gene encoding platelet glycoprotein V: MPKMTFYMWLLYQLWLSSPNSLSWLECPKGCDCQGVFKFVNCSCAFLTIIPSSLPMDTEHFDLSRNNLSVIPQQAFTSLWRLLVLLMSDNHISSVEGGAFSSLESLLKLDLSKNCIVALGNGFSKGLNSLKELILSGNKLKTLSSASFLHLESLQKLTVNNNSVSFIENGALRSMTRLRRLYLQHNNLVVLSNGVFSTLQQLEVLNLEGNQINSIDVEVFSSLTRLTLLNLAKNYLQSVKYKTFLSIHTFGTHILLADNPWQCDCDLQRVFRKLLSVQRLVFDDYVNLTCKEPAVLNGCKLADVNNRLCIGETVTVLIITFTVLVTVVAAIVMAERNRKKRTGKHWSEECDLSYDSQD, translated from the coding sequence ATGCCAAAGATGACTTTTTACATGTGGCTTCTTTACCAGCTGTGGCTTTCCAGCCCAAACTCCCTCTCTTGGCTTGAATGCCCAAAGGGATGCGACTGCCAAGGAGTTTTCAAATTTGTGAACTGTTCCTGTGCGTTTCTCACCATTATACCTAGCAGCCTCCCGATGGACACAGAGCACTTTGACTTATCCCGGAACAACCTGAGTGTGATCCCCCAGCAGGCCTTCACCTCTCTGTGGAGGCTTCTTGTGCTCCTAATGAGTGACAATCACATCAGTTCAGTGGAAGGAGGTGCCTTCTCCTCTCTTGAAAGTCTGCTAAAGCTGGACCTGAGCAAAAACTGTATTGTGGCTCTAGGCAATGGCTTTTCCAAGGGCCTAAATTCATTAAAGGAACTAATTCTGTCAGGCAATAAACTGAAGACACTGAGCAGTGCAAGCTTCTTACACCTGGAGAGTCTGCAGAAACTCACTGTGAATAACAACAGCGTCAGCTTCATTGAGAATGGGGCCTTGAGGAGTATGACGCGTCTCAGGAGACTCTACCTGCAGCATAATAACCTGGTAGTCCTTAGCAATGGGGTGTTTTCAACACTACAGCAGCTAGAGGTTCTCAACCTGGAGGGCAACCAGATCAACAGCATAGATGTTGAGGTTTTCAGTTCTTTAACCAGACTGACACTCCTCAATTTGGCCAAAAACTATCTTCAGAGTGTTAAGTATAAAACCTTTCTTAGCATTCACACCTTTGGGACTCATATACTGTTGGCAGACAACCCCTGGCAATGTGACTGCGACCTCCAGAGAGTATTTCGCAAGCTGCTGAGTGTGCAGAGACTCGTCTTTGATGATTATGTGAACCTGACGTGCAAGGAACCAGCAGTGCTTAATGGCTGTAAGCTAGCAGATGTTAACAACAGGCTCTGCATCGGGGAGACGGTGACCGTGCTGATCATCACTTTCACAGTGCTGGTGACAGTAGTGGCTGCCATTGTAATGGcggaaagaaacagaaagaaacgTACTGGCAAGCACTGGAGTGAGGAGTGTGACCTTTCTTATGACTCACAGGACTAG